Genomic DNA from Niabella ginsenosidivorans:
AGGGTCTTTAGGCAGCTCCACTGTTACGGATTGTGCGCCCAGCACCTTTGCTGCTTTTAAAGCGTATTCAATTTCAGCATCCGTATTATCGGGGTTAAGCGCATTTGGTTTAAACGCGTAAATATGCACACCGGCTTTGTCGAACATTTTTTTTACTTCCGCAAATTTATCCATCGGTGCATTTGCACGCCATGCTGCAATTTTTTCTTTATCGGAAGGTATGCCGGCATAGGCTTCCACCGGGCCACCCATCAGTTCAGTTGCGCTGATACCACTGTCTGCAATATACTGCAATACCTGTTCTAAAGCCTGCGGCATGCTCCTGTAAGAATAAGTGATCACCCCTATCTGAACGCCTGCAATTCTTGAATCAGGGTTCTTAAAAAATAAAGAAGGACGCGCCAGCACCTTTCCGCCCAATAACAATCCGGCTGAAGCCAGAGAGCCGGTTTGTAAAAAGGACCGGCGGGATATTGTATTTTTTTTATCAGCAAACATATCAGTTTTTTTAAGAGCTGAAGTTAGTGATTTTATCGGAGATCTGACCAGTGATGCGCCTTTAATGAGTACAGTGAAAGAAGTGAGGGATGAGCGGCAAAAAATGAAAAGTGAAAGGCTATCTGTAAGAAGTAAACGATGCAACAGCAATAGTGAACTCCAAAAGTTACATATACGATCAAGGCACACTTCTCTTTTCTGCAGTCAGTGAAAAATTACTGGCCGCAGGCATAAACTGCCACCCCCGGAAGGAGGAGCTTTTTGCTCACCTCCCGTCAAAAAACTTCAATCAACATCTTACGAATATCCAACCGGTATTATTTCTCATCCCTGCTCATGGAGTAAGGAACGTCTGCTTCACCAATACCTCTTGTCTTATTGGGCTGCGCACCCATCGTATAATTGATAACGGCCCCTTTCTGCAGCCTGCTATGACTGAGCCAGTTTTTTGTAAAGGGCTGCCCGTTGAAGGAGGCCGACTGAATATACCGGTTCACATCACTGTTGGCAGGGGCGTTAATAACTATTTTTTTGCCATTTTCCAGGTAGATGGTTGCCTTTTTAAATAATGGGGCCCCTACCACATATTGATCCACAGCCGGTGTTACCGGATAAAATCCAAGTGCCGAGAATATATACCAGGCGCTTGTTTGCCCGTTGTCTTCATCACCACAATAACCATCAGGTGTTGCATGATACATCCGGTTCATGGTTTCCCTTACCCAATATTGCGCTTTCCATGGCGCACCTGCATAATTATACAAATAGATCATATGCTGGATGGGTTGGTTCCCATGCGCATATTGCCCCATATTGGCGATCTGCATTTCACGGATCTCGTGGATCACACTACCGTAATAGCTGTCGTCAAAGACAGGAGGCATCACAAATATGCTGTCCAGTTGCTGTACAAATGCTTTCCTGCCTCCCATCAGATCAATCAGTCCCTGGATATCATGAAAGACGGACCAGGAGTAATGCCAGCTATTTCCTTCAGTAAATGCATCACCCCATTTAAACGGATTGAACGGGCTCTGGAAGCTGCCATCCTTATTTTTTCCACGCATTAAATTATGCGACGGATCAAACAGGTTCTTATAATTATGGGCATGTTTGAAATACGGTTCCAGCTCTGTTTTAGGGTGTCCCAGCGCCTTTCCCAGCTGGTAGATCGTAAAATCGTCATAAGCATATTCCAGCGTACGCGCTGCATTTTCATTAATCCCTACATCATAAGGCACATACCCCAGTTCATTATAAAAAGACACTCCTTTTCTTCCTGTTCCACCCGGCCCTTCAGCATTGGCACCGTGCAACAGCGCTTCATAGAGCTTATTGATATCATACCCCCGCAGCCCTTTTATATACGCATCCGCCACAACGGATGCAGAATTATTACCTACCATTACCGGCGCATAGGCAGGGCTGCTCCACTCCGGCAGCCAGCCGCCTTCCTTATAATCATTGATCAGCCCTTCCTGCATTTCTTTATTGATAGACGGGTACACCAAATTGAGGAAAGGATATAAGGCACGGAAAGTATCCCAGAAGCCGGTTCCGGCAAACAGGTAGCCGGGCAGGGTTTTACCGGTATACGGGCTGTAATGTACCGGGTTGCCAGATGCATCCAGTTCATATAATTTATTAGGGAAAAATAATGTACGGTACAGGGCAGAATAAAAGGTACGCATCTGGTCAATGGTGCCTCCTTCTATTTCAATCTTTTTCAAACGGTCATCCCACTGTTGTTTTGCTTTTGCCATTGTTTGGGCAAAGCCGTCTTTGCCCAGCTCTTTTTTCAGGTTCAGCTCTGCCTGGTCAAAGCTGATAAAGGAGGTTGCGATGCGCATGTTCACTTTTTCACCCTTACGGGTTTTAAAGCCCACAATGGCGCCGGTATGATCTGCGCTGATCTCCAGCTTGGTTTCGTTCAGCTTTTTTCCTTCCCATGTATGGGCGTTTGCAAAGGGCTTGTCAAAATAGATGACAAAGAAGTTTTTAAAATCCGGCAATTTTCCGATGGCATGTTTTGTTGAATAGCCGATGATCTTTTTTTCAGCAGGAATGACCTTAATATACGATCCCTTATCAAAAGCATCGATCACTACATAGGAGCTATCTGATTCCGGGAACGTAAAGCGGAACTGCGCAGCACGTTCAGTAGGCGTCAGTTCGGCAGTTACATCATGATCAGCTAGATACACACTGTAATAATAAGGTTTTGCCACCTCTGCCTTATGCGAGAACCAACTGGCACGTTCATCCTGGTCAAAGACCATTTTACCGGTTACCGGCATAATGGACAGCTGGCCATAATCGTTCATCCATGGTGAGGGCTGGTGTGTTTGCTTAATGCCCCGTATCTTATCCGCATCATAGGTATACATCCATCCATCTCCCATTTTACCGGTCTGTGCGCTCCACAGGTTCATTCCCCAGGGTACTCCAACTGCAGGATACGTATTACCTGTAGACATACTTGGTTTGGACATAGTACCCATTAATGGGTTCACCAGCTCTACCGGGTCATATTTTTGGGCGTTCACTGTATTTACAAGCACTCCTGTTAATAACAACAAGCCAATATGGCCAATCCGCTTCATGAGCAACAAATTTTGAAACTTATTTAATGAATAAAAACCGGTTAAATGCCGGAAACAGGTGGAAAAATACACCAAATTATTAACAAACAGGCTCCTGTCTGCATCAAGGATAAAATGCCGGTACATATTCCTGCTGCCCTGAAGCTTCAGAACGGGGGGAAATACAGCAAACTATTCTATTCTGAGCATTGCTATTTCATGGTATCAAGGATCCGGTCAATATCATTTTCCGTGGTATCCGGGTTTATAAAACAGAAACGGGCAACCGTTTCCATCATTCCCTGCCGGCGATACCTGGTAGGCGTTACCAATGCAAAACCTTCTTCAAGGTTTTTGAAGGTCCAGTGTTTATAATCATCCGGCTGCCATCCTCTTCTCCGGAACAGTACGCAGCTTAAGCCGGGCTCCCGGACCAGCTCCAGCAACGGGTTTGCCGTTATTTTCCGGGCGGCGGCCTGTGCCAGCTCTATTCCCCGTTCTATCGCTTTCTTATAAGTATTGGTACCATGCATGGCCAGTGAGAACCATAAGGGCAGCCCCCGTACCCGCCTGGTAAGCTGTATCTGGTAATCAGAAGGGTTAAAACCATCTGCAGCTTTATCTTTAAAGATATCTAGATAAGCACCTTCCTGCGAATGAGCTTTTTTTGCCAGTTCCGGTCTTTTATAAATAACAGCTCCGCAGTCGTATGGGGAAAACAGCCATTTGTGCGGATCGATGGTAATACTGTCGGCTTTTTCAATGCCTTTGAATAAATGCCTTACGGAATCCGCTGCAAGCGCTCCGCCTCCGTAAGCAGCATCCACATGATACCAAAGGTCATAACGCTTACAAATATCAGCAATACTGTCCAGGGAATCAATGATCCCTGCGTTGGTAGTGCCTCCTGTTGCCACCACGCCCAGCAGCCTGCGCCGTTTATCCGCATCCAGGCTTTCTATTAACTGCGTTACCGCTTCGCCCGTCATCCGGTCTTCCGTATCTATCAGCAGCAATTCTGCATCAATGATCTTTGCCATTGCCCTTACAGAAGAGTGCGCGCCTGTAGAGGTGATCAGTACTCCTTTATGATGATCGTGCTCCGGATCTTTTGATCGCCAGTATTCCCGCGCGGTGATCATTGCTGAAAGATTGGCAGCTGTGCCACCGCTTGTAAACACGCCAAAAGCGCCTTTGGGCATGCCCGTCAGCGACACCAGCCATTCCATTGCCTGATTCTCTGCAAAAATGCCACCGGCGCCTTCCATCCAGTAAGCTCCGTGAATGGAGGATGCGGAAGTAACCAGGTCAAACATTACAGCCGCGCGCGACGGTGCAGCCGGCACAAATGCAAGATGCCGGGGGTGATCGATAGAAGCCGTTGCTTTTTCCAGCACATTTTTCCATAATTCCAGTGCCCGTTCCCCGCCGATCCCTTCCGGAGTAATGGTTGCTCCTACTAAAGCCTTTAACTCTTCGGCCGATTTAAACTTCCCAAGCTTCCTGTCTTTTTCGGTAATACGATGAATCACATATTTGGTAATGTCAAGCGTCATTTCGATCAGGTCAATATCAATATCATGCATATTCTTAGACATATCAGTTTATTGAGGTAACAAATGTAATCACATAATCGGCAAAAGAAGAAGGATTTGCTGCTATCGCCTGCTAACCAGGCACTGTCTGTCAGCTATTTTACCGGTCATCAATTAATTGAAGCAGATCTTTGCTATTTTGTATCTTGCCCGTGCATTGAAAGAGCATCCTGTTTTAATTATCATTGTTGTAAGCTTTGTTGCCACGCTTGTTCGTTCCACCTTCGGTTTTGGAGAGTCGATGGTAGCCGTGCCGCTGTTCCTCTGGATATTGCCGGCTAAGATTGCGGTACCATTGTCGGCCCTGCTTTCTGTTACGGTTGCCCTGGTGATCCTGGTGCAGGATCACCGGAAGATCCATTTTCACAGCGCCAAATGGCTGGTTATTTATGCTGCCTTGGGCATTCCTATAGGATTGTTACTGCTGGTATATGGCAGCGAGCCCCTGATCGTTTCCGGCCTCGGTATCTTTTTAATTGGCTATTCCGTTTATTCCCTTCGTTATAAAAACAAATTCCACCTGCAAAAGGACAATAAGCTATTATTGTTTTTATGCGGATTTTTTTCGGGTATTTTTGGCGGCGCTTACAGTATTAACGGCCCGGCATTAGTGATCTATGGCAACCTGCGCCGCTGGCCGGCAAAAACATTCCGGGCAACCCTTCAGGCCTATTTTTTACCGGCAAGCTTCCTGGGCCTTGCGGGGTTCTGGTGGAAAGGCTTACTGGATCTTCACTTATTTATTTATTTTGGTTATGCATTTGCCGGTGCGTTTCCGGCTATATTCCTGGGCAGGTATTTCAATGGCCGGCTTAAAGACCAATCCTTCTTTGATTATGTATATGCGGGGCTCATCCTTATTGGTGCGCTGCTGATTTACAGGGGCATCCGGTAGTCAGTAAAGACCGGCAATGGGTTGAGCCATCAAAACCCTGCACCTTTTACGGTTGTTTTTACCCCATATACTGACGTTCTGGCGGTAATAAACAACAGGTCATGATCCTTTCCCCCAAAACAAACATTGGACGTGCCTTCCGGAACAGGGATGTAAGCGCTCTTTCGCCCCCGGGGGTCATAAACGGTAATACCCCCCTTGGTCAGGTACAGGTTGCCTTTTTCGTCCAGCGTAATTCCATCCGATCCCTGCGGTACAAACAGTGTTTTTTCAGATAGTGTACCATCTTCTTTAATCAAAAATTTATAGGTTTTGTTATCCCCGATGTCTGCTACAAATAAATACCTGCCGTCTTCTGAGCCTGTAATACCATTGGGTTTTACCAGTTCATCAGAAACCACTATGGGTTGCTGAGCACCTTTGGGCAGGTAATAAACAGCCTGTTCTTTTATATCAGGTGCTTTTCTGGTCCAGTAATCGCGCTGGTAATAAGGATCTGTGAAATAAATGCCGCCCTTTTTATCGATCCACAGATCGTTGGGACCGTTTAATTTTTTGCCCCCTACTTTACCCAGGATCACTTTTACTCTTCCTTTCGGCGTAATGGACCAGAGCTCGTTGTTTTCATCAGCACAGGCAATAATGCTCCCGTTTGCATCAATAGCCAGTCCATTGGCCCGGCCCGATTTTCTTTTGAATTCCGTCAAGGTGCCATCAAGGTTATACCGCCAGATGCGGTCATTGGGCTGGTCTGTAAAATACACACGCCCCTGCGCATCTGCTGCAGGGCCTTCCGTAAAAGCAAAGCCACCGGCTAATTTCCGGAGGGGCTCTCCTCCTTTGGCAATGATGCCCAGGGAATCAAAAAAGGGTTGCTGCTGTGCAGCTAAAAAAGTACCTGCAAGCAGGCTGGCTATCAGGAAAAAATGCTTCATGGCAATTTTTTTTATAAAATATGCTGTTGTTGTAACCACTCCTTTAAAAGCCCGGCCCATAGCACATCAGAGGTTTTATTATGCAGTCCGAAACCATGACCACCTGCCTCGTAATAATATACTTTGGCTGGCACTCCGTTTTTTAACAGGGCTTCATAATAATCTTCACTATTACGCCAGGGCACTGTTTTATCGTCTTTGGCGTGCACCAGGAAGGCCGGAGGTGTATTTTTATTTACATGCAGCTCATTAGAAAAACGTTCGATCATTTTTTGTGAAGGGGATTTACCGATAAGATTATTACGACTGCCTGTATGCCCGATGCTATCACTGAAGCTGATTACGGGGTAGACCAGAACGGAAAAATCCGGACGGAAAGAGATCTTCCGGGGATTATTAATGAGCGGGTCATTATAATGGGTAGATAACGTTGCGGCAAGATGCCCTCCTGCCGAAAAGCCCATAATGCCTACCCTATGTATATCTACATTATATTCTTTGGCATGCTCCCGTACCCATTGCATGGCACGTTCTGCATCCTGTAAAGGAGCAATGGATTTATCAACCATGGCTCGATCATCCGGCAAACGGTATTTTAAAACAAAAGCGGTCATACCCCATTCATTAAGGGTTTGGGCTACCTGGGTGCCTTCGTGGTCAAAAGCCAGGATGGCATATCCCCCACCGGGACAAATAACAACCGCAGGGCCGGGCTTTTTACTTTTTGCTGACGGCTGAAAAACCATGATCGTGGGAACGGAAACATTGCTGATGCGTGTAATACCGTCTGTGCCTTTTTCTGCTTTTTCAACATTGACTGCCGGTTGACTGTTGGGCACATTTTTATAAAGTGCTATTTCCGTTTGTGCATGGATCATAGAAAAAAAGAATAGTGAGGCAGACAGGCAAAATAAGCGCGTCATTTGTATTGTATTTTAAGGTTCAAAATGATCTTTGGCAATAACCCAGAAAGCGTCCAGACCTGTTAATCGTTCCTTCAGGAAAGCAATAATTTCTGGCCAGTCCGTTTTATTAAAGATATTGACATTTTCCTTAAAACAAATAATTCTTGAAAGAGGGATTCCCTGCTCATCATAAACCGCTTCCTGCCAGTACCATTCACCGGAAACCGTCTCCCTGAAAACAGTCTTTAGGCATTGCATTTTTTCAAAAGCAACAAGACGGTCTTCCTGCACAGGATGCGTTAGCTCAATAGCTGCGCTGGCCTCTTTTTTGGTAACATCTGTACGAAAATAAATATGCCTGATCCCGGTTTTGTAATTTACCCAGTTGATAGGGTACCCGTTTGCATTGGGAATCGGTTTCAGGTAGCTTCCCAGGGCGGTCCAGAATTCCTTTTTAAGAAGCGCTGCTTCATGTTTACTGTACATAAGATTCCAAAATAAGGTTATTTATATCTTTTTTATCGGAAAAAACTCCGGTAATTAAGGTTCTTCGTTCCGGGATTGGGGTTTAGTACGCATTTAACAAAGAAATTCTGCGCTAATAGTCCGACGCCTTCTCCGGGGCATAAAAAGAAAATGCTCGGCCGGATGAGGTCATCGCTGACCTTTTTTACTCATTTATTCTTTTGAATACACGTGGGCACCCCTCATCACAATTCCTGTTATTTAAAACCAGGGTATTATCATCGGGGAAACGGGCGTTTGCGTGCCCTCTTATGCTATACCACAATTGTCTGGAAGCGTTGCAGTTTCTGAACTCCACAGTAAGGTTATTTTCACTTAAATCCTGCCCTCCCTCTTTATCAAAAGTAAAAGTACCGGCACAGGGGTAATCACTTGCCTTTACTGCTCCTGTTGCATCAAAACTTACAATATAATTTTCTGTATGTACATTATCATCAGCAGTTTTAACCAGCTTCCATTTTCCCTCGATTCCTTTTTGCAGAGGCAGAGCAGGGTTATGCTGCCTGCTGCAGGCTAAAAACAAAATTGCAATCAGAAGATATAGTTGCATTTTCATAACCGGGTGTTTTACTTTTTTTAATGTTACTGCAAGGTGATGTGACAGGAGGATGCTTAGCAAAACAGCCGCATTCAGCCCGGTTTTTCATAAATACCTGGCAGGCTTTTGAAGGCAGCAATGCACGCTTTATACTGTTAGCGCTTATTCATTTTATTGATACGCTTTTCTTTCCTGCTTTTAACTTCGGTCGTTTAGTATGGTATATAACCCAATCGGCTTTCCGGCAAATATCATCTTCACTATCAGCAGTAATAATGACGTATTAAATATAATAAAAAAAGTAATGCCTTTTTCAGTGAAGTTATTTTCTATATTGAAACCACTGCATCTTCTGTTAATTGTTAGCAACCTTTTTCCGGTAGTTCTTAAACAGACTTTGCCAGCGCAGGTTCAGTACTCCCAGTATACCTTCTTTCAGGATGCCCTTATTCATCTTTGACTGTCCCTCTGTTCTGTCCTGGAAGATAATAGGCACTTCCTTTATCTTAAAGCCCAGTTTCCAGGCAGCATACTTCATTTCAATCTGGAAGGCATAGCCTACAAAGCTGATATTGTCAAAATTGATCGCGTTCAGCACTTTTGCCGTATAACACATAAACCCGGCGGTCGGATCCTTAACCGGCATCCAGGTAATGATCCGCGTATACAAAGATCCTCCTTTAGATATAAACACCCGGTCAGCCGGCCAGTTAACAATACCACCTCCCTTTACATAACGGCTGCCAATAGCAAGATCTGCCCCGTCAACACAGGCCTGGTATAAACGAACCAGGTCCTTGGGGTTATGCGAAAAATCGGCATCCATTTCAAAAATGTACTGGTACCCGCGCGCAAGGCTCCATTTGAATCCGTGGATATAGGCAGTGCCCAGTCCCAGCTTACCCCTGCGCTCTTCCAGGAATAAACAGCCGTTGTATTTTTGTTGCAGCTCCTTTACAATACCGGCGGTGCCATCAGGCGACCCGTCATCTACGATCAGTATATGAAAATCACCGGGCAGCATTAGAACGGCCTCTATAATATTGGCGATATTTTCTTTTTCGTTATATGTTGGTATAATTACAATTTTCTCCACCAGTCTCCGTTATAAATCAAATAATTGAATTACATCAATATACAAACCCTGATACGGTCGTTTTCCCTGTCTTATACCTTCTTTAATAATTTGCTCCTGGTGAAGATTTCTGTTAGCTTCTGTTTGGTATGTTGCGGGAAATCGCCTTTCATCATCCAATCATAATACTGCGGCTCTGCTTTTAGTACTTCTGCAACACTCTTTCCTTTGTATTTTCCAAAATTAAAAACCTCTATTCCGTTATCCATAACAAAGCGGCGGGCAAAATCAACGATTACCTCCTCACCAATGACCTTATTGATTGTATCGATGGTAGTTCCCAATTCAGGATAACGCGCTACCTGCGCCAGCAGCACTTCATGAGTAGCTGCTGCATCTGCTTCCGCAGAATGGGCACCGTCCAGCACTTTATTGCAATAAAATTTATAGGCGGCTGATAATGTACGTTGTTCCATTTTATGAAAGATATTCTGCACGTCAATCAGCTTCCTTCCCTTCATATCAAAATCAACACCCACTCTCAGGAATTCTTCAACCAATAAGGGAATATCAAAACGGTTGGAATTATATCCCGCAAGATCGCACCCGTCCAGTACCTGTTTCAGCTCCCGGGCTACCTGCGCAAAAGTAGGCGCATCCTTTACCATATCGTCCGTAATACCATGAATGTCGGAGTTAGCCTTGGGTATAGGCATTTCAGGGTTGATGAGCTTCCGTTTTACTGTTTTTGAGCCGTCCGGTAATATTTTTACAATAGCAATTTCAACAATACGGTCCGTACCCAGGTTTACACCTGTGGTTTCCAGGTCAATAAAAGCGAGGGGTTTGGTAAGTTGTAACATGTATCCTGTTTAAAAATTTAAAGATAGGGCATTTTTTTTCTGTGGTAAGATTTCCATCTTAAAATTTTGTGGCAAAAAAATGAGGCAATAATAAATTTTTATATATTTGCACCGCAATGAAATACTGTATATCTATTAAACAAAGAGTTGCAGCGTTCCATTCTATTAAAAAATATATGAAAATTTTAGTACATATCCATCATCATTTTGCAGACTTACCCAAGTAAGCCCGGTGGTGTTATGTATCAGTTTATAGAAAAAGGCTTACAAATTTGTAAGCCTTTTTTATTGCAATTGCGGGTAAACGATGAACATTCAGAAACAACAAAAAGAAATAACAGTGAAAAAAAGTGTATCAGGCAAATTAAACAGTCGCCCGGATCTTAAAAAAAAGGCCCCCGGCAATGAGGTGCTTCGTATTGCGGTGCAAAAATCCGGCAGGCTGAGCGAAGACTCGCTGAAACTACTAAAGGAATGTGGCATTGGCGTGCCTAACGGCAACAACCAGTTAAAAATAAAAGCTGAAAACTTTGACGCAGAGATCTTATTTCTAAGAGATGATGATATTCCGGAATATGTACAGGACGGCGTAGCCGATATTGGTTTTGTTGGAGAAAATGTAGTGCTGGAAAAAAATAAAGCGACAGAGATCGTAGAACGGCTGGGTTATGGTAAATGCCGGCTTTCTATTGCCCTGCCCAAGACCAGGAAAAAAATAGAATTAAAAGAATTGAACGGAATGAAAATAGCTACCAGCTATCCTTTTATCCTGAACAGGTGGCTAAAGCAAAATAAAATAAAGGCAGAGACCCATGTAATCAGCGGCTCTGTGGAAATTGCGCCCCGTATTGGCCTCGCTGATGCTATCTGCGACCTGGTAAGTTCCGGCAGCACCCTGTTCAGTAATGAGCTTTACGAATATGAAACGCTGCTACGATCAGAAGCAGTACTGATTTCGGGAAAACAACTGAGCCCGCAAAGAAAAGAGCTGCTGGATAAACTGTTATTCCGCATCCGCTCAGTAAAGAAAGCTAAATACAATAAGTACGTGCTGTTAAATGCCCCTAATAAAAGCATTGAACAAATATGCGCTTATTTGCCCGGCATCAACAGCCCTACTATTGTTCCCCTGGCAAAAAAAGGCTGGAGCTCCGTTCATTCAGTGATCAGCGAATCTGATTTCTGGAACGTGATCGAAAATCTGAAAGCCGCCGGTGCCGAAGGGATCCTGATCATACCGATTGAAAAGATGATTGAGTGAAATTTGAGCAATAGAAAATAAGATGAAACCCCCGATAATGAATTTTTATAAATACCCTGCTCCTGAGCTTTGGCCGGAGATCTGTAAACGACCCTTACAGGAATTTCAGAAAATAATACCGGCTGTAAACAGCATTATAGTGGCGGTTCAGAAAAAGGGCGATGCTGCGCTGAAAACATTCAGCAAAAAATTTGACGGCGTTCAGCTGGAATCTTTAATCGTTACGGAAAATGAAGTAAAAGAGGCAACTGCCCTGGTGAGCGCCTCTTTAAAAACAGCCCTCAGGCAGGCAAAGAAAAATATTGAGGCCTTTCACCGTGCACAAAAAGAGGCCGCCCGTAAAATAGCTACGGCGCCCGGTATTGTTTGCTGGCGCGAAAGCAGGGCCATTGAAAAAGTAGGATTGTATATACCCGGAGGCTCTGCACCTCTGTTCTCTACTGTTTTAATGTTAGGAGTTCCCGCACGTTTGGCAGGTTGTAAAGAGATTGTCCTGTGCACCCCCTGTAATAAAGAAGGGAAAGTGCACCCTGTCATTTTATATGCCGCCGCTCTTTGTGGTATTACAAAAATCATTAAGGTGGGCGGGGCGCAGGCCATCGCCGCAATGGCTTATGGTACAGAAACGGTACCGGCTGTTTATAAGATCTTTGGTCCGGGCAACCAGTATGTTACTGCAGCAAAGCAGTTGGTGCAGAACCAGGTTGCCATTGATATGCCGGCCGGCCCCTCAGAAGTGCTGGTCATTGCCGATGAAACCGCCAACCCTGATTTTGTTGCGGCAGACCTGCTGGCACAGGCAGAGCACGGGCCGGACTCACAGGTGTTGCTGATTGCAACGTCAGCATCCCTGATCAAAAAAACAGAGCAGGCTATTGCCGGACAACTGGAAACATTGCCCCGGAAAGAGATTACGGCAAAAGCATTAGCGCACTCCCGTATGGTGCTGGTAAAGAACTGGCAGCAGGCCATTGCCCTTTCTAATTATTATGCCCCGGAGCACCTGATCCTTTCCGGCAAGGTGCCGGCTTCGC
This window encodes:
- a CDS encoding sulfite exporter TauE/SafE family protein, which produces MKQIFAILYLARALKEHPVLIIIVVSFVATLVRSTFGFGESMVAVPLFLWILPAKIAVPLSALLSVTVALVILVQDHRKIHFHSAKWLVIYAALGIPIGLLLLVYGSEPLIVSGLGIFLIGYSVYSLRYKNKFHLQKDNKLLLFLCGFFSGIFGGAYSINGPALVIYGNLRRWPAKTFRATLQAYFLPASFLGLAGFWWKGLLDLHLFIYFGYAFAGAFPAIFLGRYFNGRLKDQSFFDYVYAGLILIGALLIYRGIR
- a CDS encoding SMP-30/gluconolactonase/LRE family protein, encoding MKHFFLIASLLAGTFLAAQQQPFFDSLGIIAKGGEPLRKLAGGFAFTEGPAADAQGRVYFTDQPNDRIWRYNLDGTLTEFKRKSGRANGLAIDANGSIIACADENNELWSITPKGRVKVILGKVGGKKLNGPNDLWIDKKGGIYFTDPYYQRDYWTRKAPDIKEQAVYYLPKGAQQPIVVSDELVKPNGITGSEDGRYLFVADIGDNKTYKFLIKEDGTLSEKTLFVPQGSDGITLDEKGNLYLTKGGITVYDPRGRKSAYIPVPEGTSNVCFGGKDHDLLFITARTSVYGVKTTVKGAGF
- a CDS encoding GH92 family glycosyl hydrolase, whose translation is MKRIGHIGLLLLTGVLVNTVNAQKYDPVELVNPLMGTMSKPSMSTGNTYPAVGVPWGMNLWSAQTGKMGDGWMYTYDADKIRGIKQTHQPSPWMNDYGQLSIMPVTGKMVFDQDERASWFSHKAEVAKPYYYSVYLADHDVTAELTPTERAAQFRFTFPESDSSYVVIDAFDKGSYIKVIPAEKKIIGYSTKHAIGKLPDFKNFFVIYFDKPFANAHTWEGKKLNETKLEISADHTGAIVGFKTRKGEKVNMRIATSFISFDQAELNLKKELGKDGFAQTMAKAKQQWDDRLKKIEIEGGTIDQMRTFYSALYRTLFFPNKLYELDASGNPVHYSPYTGKTLPGYLFAGTGFWDTFRALYPFLNLVYPSINKEMQEGLINDYKEGGWLPEWSSPAYAPVMVGNNSASVVADAYIKGLRGYDINKLYEALLHGANAEGPGGTGRKGVSFYNELGYVPYDVGINENAARTLEYAYDDFTIYQLGKALGHPKTELEPYFKHAHNYKNLFDPSHNLMRGKNKDGSFQSPFNPFKWGDAFTEGNSWHYSWSVFHDIQGLIDLMGGRKAFVQQLDSIFVMPPVFDDSYYGSVIHEIREMQIANMGQYAHGNQPIQHMIYLYNYAGAPWKAQYWVRETMNRMYHATPDGYCGDEDNGQTSAWYIFSALGFYPVTPAVDQYVVGAPLFKKATIYLENGKKIVINAPANSDVNRYIQSASFNGQPFTKNWLSHSRLQKGAVINYTMGAQPNKTRGIGEADVPYSMSRDEK
- a CDS encoding DUF4268 domain-containing protein, with the protein product MYSKHEAALLKKEFWTALGSYLKPIPNANGYPINWVNYKTGIRHIYFRTDVTKKEASAAIELTHPVQEDRLVAFEKMQCLKTVFRETVSGEWYWQEAVYDEQGIPLSRIICFKENVNIFNKTDWPEIIAFLKERLTGLDAFWVIAKDHFEP
- a CDS encoding alpha/beta hydrolase — translated: MTRLFCLSASLFFFSMIHAQTEIALYKNVPNSQPAVNVEKAEKGTDGITRISNVSVPTIMVFQPSAKSKKPGPAVVICPGGGYAILAFDHEGTQVAQTLNEWGMTAFVLKYRLPDDRAMVDKSIAPLQDAERAMQWVREHAKEYNVDIHRVGIMGFSAGGHLAATLSTHYNDPLINNPRKISFRPDFSVLVYPVISFSDSIGHTGSRNNLIGKSPSQKMIERFSNELHVNKNTPPAFLVHAKDDKTVPWRNSEDYYEALLKNGVPAKVYYYEAGGHGFGLHNKTSDVLWAGLLKEWLQQQHIL
- a CDS encoding pyridoxal phosphate-dependent decarboxylase family protein; translation: MSKNMHDIDIDLIEMTLDITKYVIHRITEKDRKLGKFKSAEELKALVGATITPEGIGGERALELWKNVLEKATASIDHPRHLAFVPAAPSRAAVMFDLVTSASSIHGAYWMEGAGGIFAENQAMEWLVSLTGMPKGAFGVFTSGGTAANLSAMITAREYWRSKDPEHDHHKGVLITSTGAHSSVRAMAKIIDAELLLIDTEDRMTGEAVTQLIESLDADKRRRLLGVVATGGTTNAGIIDSLDSIADICKRYDLWYHVDAAYGGGALAADSVRHLFKGIEKADSITIDPHKWLFSPYDCGAVIYKRPELAKKAHSQEGAYLDIFKDKAADGFNPSDYQIQLTRRVRGLPLWFSLAMHGTNTYKKAIERGIELAQAAARKITANPLLELVREPGLSCVLFRRRGWQPDDYKHWTFKNLEEGFALVTPTRYRRQGMMETVARFCFINPDTTENDIDRILDTMK
- a CDS encoding sugar phosphate isomerase/epimerase family protein, with the translated sequence MFADKKNTISRRSFLQTGSLASAGLLLGGKVLARPSLFFKNPDSRIAGVQIGVITYSYRSMPQALEQVLQYIADSGISATELMGGPVEAYAGIPSDKEKIAAWRANAPMDKFAEVKKMFDKAGVHIYAFKPNALNPDNTDAEIEYALKAAKVLGAQSVTVELPKDPAHSQRLGTLAARHKMYIGYHAHTQATDTVWDTALAQSPYNSMNLDCGHYMASGGSNTKESLLALIKARHDRITSMHIKDRKTKEHGGANVPWGQGDTPIKEILDLLKEQKYKIPATIELEYEIPAGSDAVQEVKRCLDFARQALTA
- a CDS encoding polyprenol monophosphomannose synthase — translated: MEKIVIIPTYNEKENIANIIEAVLMLPGDFHILIVDDGSPDGTAGIVKELQQKYNGCLFLEERRGKLGLGTAYIHGFKWSLARGYQYIFEMDADFSHNPKDLVRLYQACVDGADLAIGSRYVKGGGIVNWPADRVFISKGGSLYTRIITWMPVKDPTAGFMCYTAKVLNAINFDNISFVGYAFQIEMKYAAWKLGFKIKEVPIIFQDRTEGQSKMNKGILKEGILGVLNLRWQSLFKNYRKKVANN